Part of the Lichenicola cladoniae genome is shown below.
AGGAAACCGCGAGTTCCTGATCGCCGCCCGGAAATCCTGAACTTCAGGTCGCGTGGGTCTGGAGCGGCAAATCGTGGTAAGAGACCTCCGCAAGCAGATCCCAGATACGGGATGGCTCGGTCTCGATGTCCAAATCGTTGAGCAGGTGATCGAGCTCATCCAGCTTGGCGTTGTATTCCAGTTCATCCATGCCGAACCTCCCTACCCGAACCCATGACACCAAGCTTGTAGAACGTGGCGCTAATGCGACAGTTGGCTCCTAATGATCCTGCACCCCGTGATTCTACTCGGAAGTTGATCAACAAGTACCTGGTGCTTGTCCCGCAATGCGCTCCCGCCCAGATGGCATCGATGTTCAGGCCCAGTCACATATGAGTTTCGTCGCTCCGACCATCACTCGCATCTCGCACGATGCGCATGACCTTTCCGAAGCCGAGCGCGATCGGATCATGGCCAAGGCTGCCCTGTTCGCGCCGCCGCCGGCGGTGCTGCCGGACGGTCGCCGCGAGATCGTCGGGCTGTCGCGCGAGGAGCTGACCGAGGCGCTGGTCGAGATCGGCGAGAAGCCTTTCCGCACCAAGCAGATATGGCACTGGGTCTATCATCAGGGCGTGACCGACTTTGCCCTGATGAGCTCGCTGTCCAGGCCGCTGCAGCAGAAGATGGCCGAGCGGTTCGTGATCGGCCGGCCGGAAGCGGCCGTCGTGCAGACCAGCACCGACGACACCCGCAAGTTCCTGTTCCGCTTCCGCGACGGGCAGGAGGCGGAGACCGTCTATATTCCGGATCGCCGCGAGGACCGGGGCGCCGTCTGCATCTCGAGCCAGGTCGGCTGCACCCTGTCGTGCCGGTTCTGCCATACCGGCACCCAGAAGCTCGCCCGCAACCTCGGGGTCGCCGAGATCGTCGGCCAGTTCATGGCGGCGCGGGACAGCTACAACGAGTGGCCCAGCCCTCAGGGCGACACCCCTCGCCTGCTCTCGACGATCGTGCTGATGGGCATGGGCGAGCCGCTCTATAACTACGAGAACGTGGCCAAGGCGATGCGGATCGTCATGGACAACGAGGGCATCGCCCTGTCGCGCCGGCGCATCACCCTGTCCACGTCCGGCGTGGTGCCGATGATGGACCGGTGCGGCCAGGAACTCGGGATCAACCTCGCGGTCAGCCTGCACGCCGTGCGCGACGAGTTGCGCGACGAGATCGTGCCGCTGAACCGGAAATATCCGATCGCCGAACTGATCGCCGCCTGCCGGCGCTACCCGGCGGCGAGCAACGCGCGCCGGATCACCTTCGAGTACGTCATGCTGCGCGGCGTGAACGACAGCGAGGCGGAGGCGCACGAGCTGGTCCGGCTGATCGCCGGGATCCCGGCCAAGGTGAACCTGATCCCGTTCAATCCGTGGCCGGGCAGCCAGTACGAGCCGTCGACCCGGCAGCAGCTCATGAAGTTCGCCCAGATCGTGACGGATGCGGGGTTCGCATCGCCGATCCGGATGCCGCGTGGCCAGGACATCCTGGCTGCCTGCGGACAGCTGCGCACCGAGAGCAAGCGGGAACGGCCCGCGGCCTGACGCTCCGGACAATCGACCGGGCCCTGCCTCCGGGTGTTAGATCACCCGGTATTCAGGAGATCCCGGCATGATTCGTTCATCGACCGTTGCTGCCGCCAGCTTTTGCACCGTTCTCGCCCTCGCCGTGAACGCGCACGCCCAGACCCTGCCGTCGATGCCCTCGATCCATTCGATCCCGTCACTGGGCGGCTCGGGCGGGAGCATGTCAAACATGAGCGGCGGCGTCGGCGGGCTGCTGGGCAACGCAATGCCGTCGGTCTCTTCCGCGCCGACCGGCAATGTCGCCGGCGTGCTCAGCTACTGCGTGCAGAACAACTACGTCCAGGGTGCCGGTGCGACAACCGCACTGAGCGCGCTCTCCGGCCGAAGCGGCGTGGCATCCTCTCCCGCGTACACCCAGGGCCAGCAGGGCATGCTGCAGACCGGAAGCGGAAATACGCTGTCGATGAGCGGCATGAAGGACCAGATGCGCACCAAGCTGTGCAGCATGGTGCTGAACCGGGCGAAGTCCTCGCTGTAGCCCGAGCGGCCCGGGGGCCGACAGGGGGTATTGACGGGCGCTCCGTGGTGACGCTGGCTAGGGAAAACCAAGAGGAACGGCCGGATCATGAGTGCCATCGACCTGAAGCGCACCACCCTGAGCAGCCTTCCGGACACCATCCTCCGGCCCGGCTACGATCCGGCGGCGGTGACGCCGGGCATCGTGCATCTCGGGCTGGGCGGCTTCCACCGCGCCCACATGGCCCGGTACATCGACGAACTGATCGGCAAGCGTGCGGACCAGTCGGAATGGGGCATCGCCGGCGCCATCCTGATGCCGGGCGACCGCCGGATGGCCGACAGCCTGATCCCGCAGGACGGGCTCTACACGCTGGTCGAGCGGACCGCGGAGACCGAGACGGTCCGGGTGATCGGCTCGATCGTGCGGGTGCTGTTCACCGCCGAGGACAGCGACGCGCTGCTGGCGCAGATCGACCAGCCCGGCGTGCGGATTGTGAGCCTGACAGTCACCGAGCACGGCTATTGCCTGAACCGGTCGACCAAGGTCCTGGACCCGGAGCATCCGCAGATCGTCCGCGATCTGGCCGACCCGACCCATCCGCACAGCGCCCCGGCGATCATCGTCGAGGCGTATCGTCGCCGCCGCGATGCGGGCGCTCCGGCCTTCACGGCGTTGAGCTGCGACAACATCCAGCATAACGGCAACGTGCTGCGGGAAGCGGTGCTGAGCTTCGCGCGGCTGCGCGAGCCGGCACTGGCCGACTGGATCAATGCCAATGCGAGCTTCCCCAACACCATGGTCGACCGCATCACGCCGGTCACCAAGCAGGCGGATATCGACGACCTGCGCGAGCGCTACGGCATCGCCGATCGCTGGCCGGTGTTCTGCGAGGGCTTCACCCAGTGGGTGGTCGAGGACCGGTTCGTGCAGGGCCGTCCGGCGCTGGAGGATGTCGGCGCGCAGTTCGTCGAGGACGTGACCCCGTACGAGTTCATGAAGCTGCGGCTGCTGAACGGCAGCCACCTGGCGGTCGCCGGGCTCGGACGCCTCATCGGGACCGCCGACACCACGATCGACGAGGCACTCGCCAGCCCGATCATGCAGCACTACATGGCAGCCCTGATGGACCGGGAGACCGGACCCACGCTGCGCCCGGTGCCGGGGATCGAGCTCGACGACTACAAGCAGGAGCTGGTCGAGCGGTTCGCCAACCCGGGCATCAGGGATACCGTCGAGCGGGTCAACACCGACGCGCCACTGAACGTCCTGGTCGACCCGATCCGCGACCGGCTGGCCGCCGGCGAGTCGATCGACTTGCTGGCCCTGGCGCTGGCGGCCTGGATCCGGCGGATCCGGGGCGACGACGAGCAGGGCCAGCCGATCGAGATCAGGCACCCGCTGGCCGAGGTGCTGAAGGCGAAGGCTGCCGAGGGCGGTGCCGATCCACGGCCGGTGCTCGGCATCCGCCAGCTGTTCGGCGAGCTCGGCGACGACCCGGTGCTGATCGACAGGACCGGACACTGGCTTGCCAGCCTTTACGAAGTGGGTGCCAAGCGGACACTCGAACACGCGGCCGCCACCCTCTCCTTCTGACCAACCGCCGGGTTCCCTGAACTCGCACTCCGATTAGGCACGACATGTATCTCGGCATCGATTTCGGTACCTCCTCGGTCAAGGCCCTGCTGGTCGACGGGGAGCAGCACATCGTGGGCAGCGCATCGGTGTCGCTGGAGGTGCAGCGGCCGGCGCCGGGGCACAGCGAGCAGGAACCGGACGCCTGGTGGCAGGCGATGCTGTCGGCGGTCGACCGTCTGGCCGCCGATCATCCGGCCGGACTGGCGGCGGTCCGGGCCATCGGGCTGTCCGGGCAGATGCACGGGGCAGTGCTGCTCGATGCAGCGGGCACGGTGCTGCGTCCGGCCATCCTGTGGAACGACACCCGCTCGACCGCGGAATGCGTCGAGCTGGAGGCGAGCTTCCCCGAGCTTCGGGCTGTCACCGGCAATCCCGCGATGCCGGGCTTCACCGCGCCGAAGCTGCTGTGGGTCGCCAAGCACGAGCCCGAAATCTTCGCACGCACGGCGACGGTGCTGCTGCCGAAGGCCTGGATCCGCTACCGGCTGACCGGCGAGATGATCGAGGAGATGTCCGACGCGGCGGGCACGCTGTGGCTCGATGTCGGCAAGCGCGACTGGTCCGATGCGGCGCTGGCGGCAACCGGGCTGACACGCGCGTCGATGCCGCGGCTGGTCGAGGGCAGTGCGCCGGCGGGACGGATGCATGCGGACCTGGCCACCCGCTGGGGCATGCGCCAGCCGCCGATCCTGGCAGGCGGCGCCGGCGACAATGCGGCGGGTGCGGTCGGGCTGGGCGCCATCGAGCCGGGCAGCGCGTTCGTCTCGCTCGGCACATCCGGCGTGCTGTTCGTGACCACGGACCGGTTCCTGCCCAATCCGGACGCAGCGGTGCATGCCTTCTGCCATGCCCTGCCCGGGCTCTGGCACCAGATGGGCGTGACCCTGTCGGCTGCGGCCTCGCTGGCGTGGTGGGCTTCGGTGACCGGACGGGACGAGGCGACGCTGCTGGCAGAGCTCGAGCATGAAACCGCCAGGGCCCCGATCGGGGAGGGTCCGATCTTCCTGCCCTACCTGTCCGGCGAGCGGACGCCGCACAATGACGGTGCCGTGCGTGGCAGCTTCGCACGCCTGTCGCAGGACAGCGACCGTGCCTCGATGACGCGTGCGGTGCTGGAAGGCGTCGCCTATTCGATGCGCGACTGCCTCGATGCGCTGATCGCGTCCGGCACCCAGGTTACCGAAGCCGACGTGATCGGAGGCGGCTCGCGGTCGGGCGCGTGGATCGCCATCCTGGCATCGGTGCTGGAGATGCCGCTGCACCGGCTCGAATCCGGCGAGCATGGCGGCGCGTTCGGGGCGGCGCGTCTGGCCCGGCTCGCCGACACCGGCGAGGACCCTGCACTCGTCTGCACGCCGCCGAGGCGGGTGGAGACGTTCCTGCCCGACCCGGCGGCGACCAAGGCCTACGCCGCCGGCCTCGCCCGCTATCGCGCCCTGTATCCGGCTCTCGCGCGCCTGTAGGTCCGAGCATCACATCATCCGACGACGGCCTCGGCCGCCGTCGGACGGGCCCGTTGTCGGGTCCTCAACTCTCACAGGCGGATAAGGAACCGATTACCGGCCGTAGTGCGACGATCGCCTCGTTGCTGGCGGTGTCGGCATCGTCCGGCTGCGCCGGCACGGACGCGCTGGTCAATCAGGCGGACCTTACCGTCCATACGCATATGTCCGAGACTGTTTCTCTCGATCCGGTCGGCGTGAACCACAAAGCCATCTACATGGGCTTCAGGAACACGTCCGACTATCCCGATATCGATATTTGCGTGGCGCTGGCAGCCGGGTTGGCCAACCGGATTTATCGTATCGTGAGCGATCTGAACGAGGCCGACTACATGCTGCAGGGCAACGTGCTTCAGGCCGGCAAGCTGGAAAAGAACCAGGAAGCCGCCCTGCTCGGCGGTGGGTTAGGCCAGCAGCTTCTCCGGGGCGCATTGGCAGGTGGACTGGCCGGCGGCCTCACCAACGGCACCGGGACCGGCCTCGCGCTGACGGTCGATCTGCAGCTTTCCGAGCGGCCTCTGCACGGTGCACGGGTTTACAAGCACGCGTTTTTCCATGGCCATGCCAACCACCAGTCTCAGGTGGCGGTTACCGATGCGACCGCACAAACATATGGCGAAGCGGATTCTCAATCGATGAGTAGTTCCGGCCGCACGAAGGACGTCGATAAGACCACGAATTTCAAGAAATACAATATCCGGGATGTCGCATATGCCGACAACGTCAATCTCAAGATGGAGGAAGCGATGCCGATGCTGAGTCAGCATCAGGCCTCGAGCTTCGCCAACCTGTTCGAATAGCAGGCAGCCGGAAACTGTGCGGGGACGAGACGTGTCATGCGGCTCGTCTTCCGACGCAACATTGAACCGGCTTCACGCAACCCGATGCCAGTTCGCGGCGTCCACTCGGTGACAGGGAGAGCCGCCATGACCGCTTCATCGAACCAGACTACGGGCAACGTGCCGGTCGAGGGAATCGACCCGGGCGGCACGCACGGGGCGCCGAAGGGTGACGCGACCAAGAAGGGCAAGTCGGACCTCTCGAATGCGCGCCCGGACGTGCAGAGCGGCGAAGAGAACGACGATCCCAAGCGGACCACCGGCACCGACACCGCGGGCGCCGACTGGGCCGGGTCACGCCCACCGCCGGGCAAGGGCTGACGATCCCGGCCTCGATGTTCGACGCTGTGCCGGCGACTGCGCTGGTCGAAGTCGTTGCAGGTCATTTCGACGCGCTCGACGCGGAGGCCGCACGGCTCGATCGGGACGGTGGTTTTCCCGATGAGGGTTTCGGGCTGCTCCGCGCGGCCGGCGCGCTGCTGGCTCCACTGCCGCGGCACGTGGGCGGCCAGGGGATCGGCACGGAACCGGCTGGCGGCCTGGCACTGCTGTCGCTGCTGCGCACAATCGGGCGTGCGAGCCTGTCGCTTGGGCGATTGTACGAAGGGCACGTCAACGCGCTCAAGCTTATCGTTCATTACGGTACCGATGCGCAGGTCGCGACGGCCGCGGACGATGTGCGCGACGGACATGTCTTCGGCATCTGGGTGACCGAGGGGCCCGACCCGGTTCGCCTGATCGGAACCGGAGCGACATCACATCTCGCCGGCGAGAAGCTGTTCGCGTCCGGAGCCTGCGTGTTGACCCGACCGCTGATCACGGCCCAGCCGGCGGACGGTCCGCCGCGCATGGTGGTGGCGCGGCTGGGCAGCGATCGGAACGCGAGCCCGACCGTCGGGGGGCTGACCGGCATGCGTGGAGCGGCGACCGGACGATGCGACTTCACCGGCATGCCGATCGTGCCGGAACAACGTGTCGGCGCGCCGGGGGATTATCTGCGGCAGCCGGAGTTCTCGGCCGGGGCCTGGCGGGGAATCGCGGTGGCGCTGGGCGGGATCGATCGGCTGGTGGATACGATCCGTGACCAGCTCGCGAGGCGTGGACGCGCCGGCAATCCGCACCAGGCGGTCCGGATCGGCGAGGCGCTGATCGCGCGCGAGACCGCGTCGATGTGGGCGCGGCGGGCGGCGCTGCTCGCTGAAGGCGGCATGTTCGAGCCGGGTGATGTCGCGGCGACGGTCAACCTGGCCCGCATTGCCTGCGAACAGGCCGGACTCACGGTGATCCAGCTGACGCAGCGGGCACTGGGGCTGCAAGGGTTCCTGCAGACCAACCAGGCGGAACGGGTGATGCGCGACCTGGCGACGTATCTGCGCCAGCCGGCGCCGGACGAAACCCTGGTGGAGGCCGCGATGTGGTTTACCGGTCGCGACCTGCCGGACCCGGAGCGGCGGCCGTGAAGGCCGGCGAAGCGCAGGCGATTTTCCGGGGGCTGCCGATGGGCCTGCTGGACGAGATCGTGCCGGGAACCGCGATGATCCTGGCCCCGCACGCCGACGATGAAAGCCTGGGCTGCGGGGGGCTGATCGCCGCCAGTTGCGCAGCGGGCCGGCCGCCGCTGGTGGTGATCGTGACCGACGGCGCCGGTTCCCACCCCGGCTCACCGACCTGGACGGCGGCGCGTCTGCGAGCGCGGCGCGAGGCCGAGGCCGAGGCAGCCACCTGTCATCTCGGCCTGCCCCCGGCGCGGCTGGCATTCCTGCGGCTGCCGGATACACGGAGCCCGCATGCGGGTGCCGGGTTCGAAACGGCGGTGGAGACGCTGTCCAGCCTGGCCGGCGAGCATGGCTGCGACACCATCCTGGCGCCGTGGTCGCACGACCCGCATTGCGACCACGAGTCCGTCTGGAAGATGGGGCTCGCCTTGTCGCGGCGCGAGCAGATGCGGCTTCTCGCCTACCCGGTCTGGGGCTGGCTGCTGGCACCGGAGATCGAGCTCGATACCGGCGTATTGACCGGGTGGCGGTTCGACGTGACCCCGTTCCAGTCGCGCAAGGCGCTGGCGATCCAGGCGCATGAAAGCCAGTACGGCGAGCTGATCGCCGATGATCCAAACGGCTTCCGCCTGCCGAACGAACTGCTTGAGGTATTCGCGTCCCCCTACGAGGTGTTCCTCGGGCCATGAGTGACAAGAGCTGGTCCGGTGATGTGTTCGACAGGCTGTATGCGGGCAATCCGGATCCGTGGAATTTCGAGACCAGCGACTACGAGCGCGCGAAATATGCCGAGACTTTGGGAGCGCTCGATGGCCGCCGCTTTGGCCAGGTGCTGGAGCTGGGTTGCTCGATCGGAGTGATGACCGCCTTCCTCGCGGAACGGGCCGAACGCGTCATCGGCGTCGATATCGCCGAGGCGGCACTGAAGCGTGCACGCACCCGCTGTGCGGCATTCGAGCATGTGAGCTTCCAGCGCTGCAGCCTGCCCAGCGAGTTTCCCGATGTCGGCGCCGGGTCCTGCGACGCGGTGCTGGTCTCCGAATTGCTCTATTTCCTGTCGCCTGCCGACAATGCCGAACTGGCTGCCAGCGTGCTGCGTATCCTGGCACCCGGCGGCATCGTGGTCCTGGTGAACTGGACCGGCGAGACCAACACCCCATGCACCGGCGATCAGGCGGCGGCGCTGTTCATCGGCGCGTGCGAGGCTGCCGCCATGATCGTCAGCCTGGCGGCACGACGAGATGGATACCGGCTGGACCGGCTGGGCGGCTGAACGGCACCGACGATCGCACAGGTTCATCCACCCGGGCGCGTGCAGGAACATGGTGGTCCTGGCGGCACAGGGCATGGACGATTCGTTCCGCCGCCTCATGGTGACGAGCCAGATCGGCGCGTGGGACGGGCCTGCGGATCAGGAGAGGGCTCTCAGCTTCAAGCCTGGCCCAGGCTGCACCGAAGAACGGCTCTTCGAGCCATCGCGCGATCAGCTCTGGCGGGAGCCCGACCTGTTTCGCGAGGGCCATGCATGAAGACCCGCTGACGGATCTTGCGCTGGCAATACCCGCCATCCCGGCGCGATGCCGCGAACCGAACAAGGCATGCAGCGTGGCACGTGCCTTCGCCCGGCGCAGGCAGTCGACGGCAGGCTCGAGATTATCGTCCAGCGCCTCGTCCTGGCGGATGATCCGCCGCGCCATGGTTTCCGCCATGCCTCCCGGCGCGCGGCCAAGAGTGCGGCCGGACACCGTTACCACGACGCCAGCCGCATGGCGGATCGGCACGTCGACCTGCCGCAGTGCTTTCAGAAAGCCGCGATCCTCGCCGGACGCGAGGCCGGGGACCCCGCCGGCCCTGGCCCAGGCATCCACGGTGACGGCGATACTGGCGCCGGAATGCTCGGTATGGCGTGGCCATGGATCGTTCGGATCGGGGTCCACCAGGTCGTGAATCCGGTCGAGCAAGGTGCCATAGGCAACCTCGGCGGCATCGTCTGCGTGTAGATGATCGGGGATCGCGCGGGCCTCGACCGGGTCGATCTCGGCCCGGCCGCAGACCGCTTCGGCGCCGAGCGCCATCGCGGCGAGGTTCGCGGACAACCAGTTCGGTGTGACCCGGCCATCGGCATCGCTGGTGAACAGGATGCCGTCCGGGCCGGCAATCCCAGCCGCGAGTGACATCGCCTCTCGCCGCGCAGTACCCGCATGGGCATTGGCCGCTGGATAACTCCGTTCCGCGCAGGTGACCCCGAACGGGAGGGTCGGTGCCGCCGCGCGGACGATGGCAGCGGTGTGGTCGGTGCAGTTGTTGAGCAGGAGCACGACATGGTCGAGGCAGGCATCCTGCTGCGCGGCAAGCGCCTGCAGGCAGTCGGCGATGCGGTCCTCCTCGTCGCGGACCGGGATGGCTGCAACCAGCACCGGCATCGAAGCAAGGACATGATCTCGCACGTGTTGCCGCCCCGGATTTGTGAATACGGTCAAGCAACATCGGCGTGCCGTGGTTGCACCCGCGCTGCCTGACGTTTTCTTGTCCGATCGCGCCGCCGCTTCTCCGGTGGCATACCCGGTGCTAGGGGAACGGCCACACACGCCAACCCGTCGCACTCAGGAGCCCGCATGGCTATCAAGGACGTCAAGAAGGTCGTGCTCGCCTATTCGGGCGGCCTCGATACCAGCGTCATCCTGCGCTGGCTGCAAACCAACTACGGCTGCGAGGTGGTGACCTTCACCGCCGATCTCGGACAGGGCGAGGAGCTCGAGCCCGCGCGCCGGAAGGCCGAGGCAGCCGGCGTGAAGCAGATCTTTGTCGAGGATTTGCGCGACGTTTTCGTGCGGGACTTCGTGTTCCCGATGTTCCGCGCCAACACCCTCTACGAGGGCCAGTACCTGCTCGGCACCTCGATCGCGCGGCCGCTGATCGCCCAGCGGCAGATCGAGATCGCCGAGATGGTCGGCGCCGATGCGGTGGCGCACGGCGCGACCGGCAAGGGCAACGACCAGGTCAGGTTCGAGCTCAGCTACTACGCGCTGAAGCCGGACGTGAAGGTGATCGCGCCCTGGCGGGAATGGGACCTGACCAGCCGGACCAAGCTGCTGGCATTCGCCGAAGAGCACCAGATCCCGATCTCGCGCGACAAGCGCGGCGAGGCGCCGTTCTCGGTGGATGCGAACCTGCTGCACTCATCGTCGGAGGGAAAGATCCTCGAGGATCCCGCGGTAGCGCCGGACGAGAGCGTGTATCAGCGGACGATCAGCCCGGAAGCGGCGCCCGATGTCGCAACCGAGATCAGCATCGACTTCGCTCATGGCGACGCGGTGGCGGTCAATGGCGTGACGCTCGGGCCGGCAGCGTTGCTGACCAAGCTGAACGAGCTTGGCCGTGCGAACGGGATCGGGCGGCTGGACCTGGTCGAGAACCGGTTCGTGGGGATGAAATCGCGCGGCATCTACGAGACGCCCGGCGGCACGATCCTGCTGACCGCGCACCGGAACATGGAAACCATCACGCTGGATCGCGAGGCCGGGCATCTCAAGGACAGCCTGATGCCGCGCTACGCGTCGCTGATCTATAACGGGTTCTGGTTCAGCCCGGAGCGCCGCATGCTGCAGGCCCTGATCGACGCCAGCCAGGCGAGCGTGACCGGCCGGGTGATGCTGAAGCTCTACAAGGGCAATGTGATCGTGACCGGCCGGGAGAGCCCGAACAGCCTGTACGATACGCGGGTGGTGACGTTCGAAGACGACCAGGGCGCCTACGACCAGATCGACGCGCAGGGCTTCATCAAGCTGAACGCGCTGCGGCTGCGGCTTGGCGCCGCAGTCGGGCGGAAGGGCGGCGCGCTATAGGCGCGTCGAACCGGACGCTTCGGCGAGCCGCGACGACCTGCTGAACCGCTACCGGATGCTTCGTGCGGTCGGCGCGGGGCATCCGGATGCAGTCGTCGGGAGGCTACCGAGACTGATATCTGACGGTGTCTGACGGTAGTTTGGAGTGGTGATGGCCGGCGACTAGGCACGACCGCGCCAAGGATTCGATGCGACTTTTCGAGGGTTCTGGGCGGGTTAATTCCTGGAGCGCAAGCATTTCCGGTGCCGCGGCGCGGCGGCAGCGTTCAATCTTGCAGCTCTGCTCTACCGAGCATGGGGTCATGAACGACGCAGCGTTCCACTACTAGAAATTGGTATCAGCCGAGCGACAGATGGCGTTGCCGCCCAGAAACGGACCAAATTGTAGCCTTAGCCACGGTCGATGGCTGACGATCTACTTTACGATGGCGTTTACTTTACACGTTCAAATATTGGAAGGAATGCTATTGTTGAAGCGCCCAGAATTCTCAGCTACTCGTCATTCACGCCGATATTTTATCAGCCATATAACCGTCGCGATCTGAGTTATCGCGCCGATGATCGTGAAGACAACGGCCCCGGTCGACTCGTTCCCTTGGATTGATCCAAACAGCGTTAGCCCCAGAAGACCAAAATTAGCAAAAACCGAGAGGATCATAACGATCGTCACGAATGCTCTGACGATATTTTGCATCATGCTTGAAATTCTTGACCAGAAAACTAACCGGATCGCGAATAGAATCGCGAAAGCCAGTATCTCACCGATTGTTCCTAATGTTCCGCCCGCATCTGCTGATCGGGGCTGTATA
Proteins encoded:
- a CDS encoding argininosuccinate synthase, with protein sequence MAIKDVKKVVLAYSGGLDTSVILRWLQTNYGCEVVTFTADLGQGEELEPARRKAEAAGVKQIFVEDLRDVFVRDFVFPMFRANTLYEGQYLLGTSIARPLIAQRQIEIAEMVGADAVAHGATGKGNDQVRFELSYYALKPDVKVIAPWREWDLTSRTKLLAFAEEHQIPISRDKRGEAPFSVDANLLHSSSEGKILEDPAVAPDESVYQRTISPEAAPDVATEISIDFAHGDAVAVNGVTLGPAALLTKLNELGRANGIGRLDLVENRFVGMKSRGIYETPGGTILLTAHRNMETITLDREAGHLKDSLMPRYASLIYNGFWFSPERRMLQALIDASQASVTGRVMLKLYKGNVIVTGRESPNSLYDTRVVTFEDDQGAYDQIDAQGFIKLNALRLRLGAAVGRKGGAL